The following are encoded together in the Bradyrhizobium genosp. L genome:
- a CDS encoding pyrimidine 5'-nucleotidase, with translation MMKTSRSFGHVDTWVFDLDNTLYPHHVNLWQQVDARIGEFVSNWLNVTPEEARRIQKDYYLRYGTTMRGMMTEHGVKADDYLAYVHKIDHSPLQPNPAMGAAIAELPGRKLILTNGSVDHVDAVLGRLGIGDHFDGVFDIIAADLEPKPAPQTYQKFLKLHDVDPARAAMFEDLARNLVVPHELGMVTVLVVPDGSQEVVRETWELEGRDAAHVDHVTDDLTGFLQRLSGKV, from the coding sequence ATGATGAAAACTTCCCGCAGCTTCGGCCATGTCGACACCTGGGTGTTCGACCTCGACAACACGCTGTACCCGCATCACGTCAATCTGTGGCAGCAGGTCGACGCGCGGATCGGCGAGTTCGTCAGCAACTGGCTGAATGTGACGCCGGAGGAGGCGCGGCGGATCCAGAAGGACTACTACCTGCGCTACGGCACCACGATGCGCGGCATGATGACCGAGCACGGCGTGAAGGCCGACGACTACCTCGCCTATGTGCACAAGATCGACCATTCGCCGCTGCAGCCCAATCCTGCGATGGGCGCCGCGATCGCGGAGCTGCCGGGGCGCAAACTGATCCTGACCAACGGCTCGGTCGACCATGTCGACGCCGTGCTCGGCCGGCTCGGCATCGGCGATCATTTCGACGGCGTGTTCGACATCATCGCCGCCGACCTCGAGCCGAAGCCGGCGCCGCAGACCTACCAGAAGTTCCTCAAGCTGCACGACGTCGATCCGGCCAGGGCCGCGATGTTCGAAGACCTCGCACGCAATCTGGTCGTCCCGCACGAGCTCGGCATGGTCACCGTGCTGGTGGTGCCCGATGGCAGCCAGGAGGTGGTGCGCGAGACCTGGGAGCTGGAAGGCCGCGACGCCGCGCATGTCGACCACGTCACCGACGATCTGACCGGGTTTTTGCAGCGGTTGAGCGGCAAAGTCTGA
- the dapD gene encoding 2,3,4,5-tetrahydropyridine-2,6-dicarboxylate N-succinyltransferase, translating to MSLSALETTVNTAFDAREGISTSTKGEVRDAVDHALELLDKGEARVAEREAGGKWKVNQWLKKAVLLSFRLNDMSSIPGGPGKASWWDKVPSKFEGWGENRFRDAGFRAVPGAIVRRSAFIARNVVLMPSFVNLGAYVDEATMIDTWSTVGSCAQIGKRVHISGGVGIGGVLEPLQAEPVIVEDDCFIGARSEVAEGVIVRKGAVLAMGVFLGASTKIVDRETGEIFVGEVPEYAVVVPGTTPAKPLKNGQPGPAVACAVIVKRVDERTRAKTSINELLRD from the coding sequence ATGTCGCTGTCCGCCCTCGAAACCACCGTCAACACCGCGTTCGACGCCCGCGAAGGCATCTCGACCTCGACCAAGGGCGAGGTCCGCGACGCCGTCGATCATGCGCTGGAGCTGCTCGACAAGGGCGAGGCCCGCGTCGCCGAACGCGAGGCCGGCGGCAAGTGGAAGGTCAATCAGTGGCTGAAGAAGGCGGTGCTGCTCTCGTTCCGCCTCAACGACATGAGCTCAATTCCTGGCGGCCCGGGCAAGGCATCGTGGTGGGACAAGGTGCCCTCGAAGTTCGAAGGCTGGGGCGAGAACCGTTTCCGCGACGCCGGCTTTCGCGCCGTGCCGGGCGCGATCGTTCGCCGTTCGGCTTTCATCGCCCGCAACGTCGTGCTGATGCCTTCCTTCGTCAATCTCGGCGCTTATGTCGATGAAGCGACCATGATCGACACCTGGTCGACGGTCGGCTCCTGCGCCCAGATCGGCAAGCGCGTGCACATCTCCGGCGGCGTCGGCATCGGCGGCGTGCTCGAGCCGCTGCAGGCCGAACCCGTGATCGTCGAGGACGACTGCTTCATCGGCGCGCGCTCCGAGGTCGCCGAAGGCGTGATCGTGCGCAAAGGCGCGGTGCTGGCGATGGGCGTGTTCCTCGGCGCCTCCACCAAGATCGTCGACCGCGAGACCGGCGAGATCTTCGTCGGCGAGGTGCCCGAATATGCCGTCGTGGTGCCCGGCACCACGCCGGCCAAGCCGCTGAAGAACGGCCAGCCGGGTCCGGCGGTGGCCTGCGCCGTGATCGTCAAGCGCGTCGACGAGCGCACCCGCGCCAAGACCAGCATCAACGAGCTGCTGCGGGACTGA
- a CDS encoding DUF805 domain-containing protein translates to MNWTWYLFSFEGRINRAKYWLAGLVILGGMIALAAMVLATGLAFGWGVSFGYSLDDVFGIVDPNAYRSLSWSRLPLHAIKALATALFVWVYCAALVKRLHDRDKSAWWILPYFVLPGLCNQFADRLPDASWTLVLIVPMGLLYFWGFVEMGFLRGTRHTNRYGANPLGKQRMRPPGNRDNAPRLTQGWDQQSALEIAPHKAGPSAT, encoded by the coding sequence ATGAATTGGACCTGGTACCTTTTCAGCTTCGAGGGCCGCATCAACCGCGCCAAATACTGGCTCGCGGGATTGGTTATCCTTGGCGGCATGATCGCCCTCGCCGCCATGGTGCTGGCGACCGGCCTCGCGTTCGGATGGGGCGTATCGTTCGGTTACAGTCTCGATGACGTCTTCGGGATCGTCGATCCGAACGCCTACAGATCGCTGTCCTGGTCTCGCCTGCCGCTGCACGCAATCAAGGCGCTCGCAACGGCGCTGTTCGTCTGGGTCTATTGCGCAGCCTTGGTCAAACGCCTGCACGATCGCGACAAGAGCGCATGGTGGATATTGCCATACTTCGTCCTGCCCGGCCTCTGTAACCAGTTTGCCGATCGTCTTCCCGACGCGTCCTGGACGCTCGTGCTGATCGTCCCGATGGGGCTGCTGTATTTCTGGGGCTTCGTCGAGATGGGCTTTCTTCGGGGCACCCGGCACACCAATCGGTACGGCGCCAATCCGCTCGGCAAGCAACGGATGAGGCCGCCCGGCAACCGCGACAACGCGCCGCGTTTGACGCAGGGCTGGGATCAGCAGAGCGCGCTCGAAATCGCACCGCACAAAGCTGGCCCATCCGCAACGTGA
- the dapE gene encoding succinyl-diaminopimelate desuccinylase, translating to MTDAVSITRDLVRCPSVTPADAGALGVLEHLLKAAGFDVHRVTFSEPGTADIDNLYARIGSTAPHITFAGHTDVVPPGDEAAWTLGAFSGEVKDGYLYGRGAVDMKGGIACSVAAVLQYLKDHGGAPKGSISFLITGDEEDVSINGTVKLLKWCAERGERFDHCVVGEPSNVEVLGDTIKIGRRGSQSGTLVVDGVQGHVAYPHRASNPVPDISRLIVALSDEPLDHGSAQFQASNLEFTTVDVGNTAGNVIPGQARARFNIRFNDNHTQESLRQLVDERLAKACGNRIRARIDWQPSNSNVFVTRPGPFTDLAVSAIEEITGRRPELSTSGGTSDARFIASYCPVIEFGLVGQTMHQIDERTPVSDLEKLTRIYRGVLDRYFG from the coding sequence ATGACCGATGCCGTCTCCATCACCCGCGATCTCGTCCGCTGCCCGTCGGTGACGCCTGCCGATGCCGGCGCGCTGGGCGTTCTCGAACATCTGCTGAAGGCCGCCGGCTTCGACGTGCATCGCGTCACCTTCTCCGAGCCCGGCACCGCGGATATCGACAATCTCTATGCCCGGATCGGCAGCACGGCGCCGCATATCACCTTCGCCGGACACACCGACGTCGTGCCGCCCGGCGATGAGGCGGCGTGGACGCTCGGCGCGTTCTCCGGCGAAGTGAAAGACGGCTATCTCTACGGCCGCGGCGCAGTCGACATGAAGGGCGGCATCGCCTGCAGCGTCGCCGCGGTGCTGCAATATCTGAAGGACCATGGCGGCGCGCCAAAGGGCTCGATCTCGTTCCTGATCACCGGCGACGAGGAAGACGTCTCGATCAACGGCACCGTGAAGCTCCTGAAATGGTGCGCCGAGCGCGGCGAGCGGTTCGATCATTGCGTGGTCGGCGAACCCTCGAATGTCGAAGTGCTCGGCGACACGATCAAGATCGGCCGGCGCGGCTCGCAATCCGGCACGCTCGTCGTCGACGGCGTGCAGGGCCATGTCGCCTATCCGCATCGCGCCTCCAACCCGGTGCCTGATATCTCGCGGCTGATCGTGGCGCTGAGCGACGAGCCGCTCGACCACGGCAGCGCGCAATTCCAGGCGAGCAATCTCGAATTCACCACGGTCGACGTCGGCAACACCGCAGGCAATGTGATCCCCGGACAGGCGCGGGCGAGGTTCAACATCCGCTTCAACGACAATCATACCCAGGAGAGCCTGCGGCAACTGGTCGATGAACGCCTGGCGAAGGCCTGCGGCAACCGCATCCGCGCCCGCATCGACTGGCAGCCGTCGAACTCCAACGTGTTCGTGACCAGGCCCGGCCCCTTCACCGACCTCGCGGTCTCCGCGATCGAGGAGATCACCGGCCGCCGGCCCGAGCTCTCGACTTCGGGTGGCACGTCCGATGCCCGCTTCATCGCGAGCTACTGCCCGGTGATCGAATTCGGCCTGGTCGGCCAGACCATGCACCAGATCGACGAGCGCACGCCGGTGTCCGATCTGGAGAAGCTGACGCGGATCTATCGGGGCGTGCTGGACAGGTATTTCGGCTAG
- the truA gene encoding tRNA pseudouridine(38-40) synthase TruA, which translates to MPRYKLTIEYDGTPFSGWQIQDTAPTVQGALETAVKAICGEDVRVHGAGRTDAGVHARGQVAHCDIAKAFPPGRFRDGLNAHLRPHPIAVLAADIVPDDFEARFSAVRRHYLYRIANTRANLALDIGRVWRVPRVLDAEAMHAAAQRLLGKHDFTTFRDTECQAKSPEKTLDQLDVTRDGDAVNIVTSARSFLHSQVRSMVGSLVWVGEGRWRADDLAAALAARNRAACGPVAPPEGLYLVRVDY; encoded by the coding sequence ATGCCGCGCTACAAGCTCACCATCGAATATGACGGCACGCCCTTCTCCGGCTGGCAGATCCAGGACACGGCGCCGACCGTGCAGGGCGCGCTGGAGACGGCGGTGAAGGCGATCTGCGGCGAGGATGTTCGTGTCCACGGCGCCGGTCGCACCGATGCCGGCGTGCACGCGCGGGGCCAGGTCGCGCATTGCGATATCGCAAAGGCGTTTCCGCCGGGCCGCTTTCGCGACGGGCTGAACGCGCATCTGCGGCCGCATCCGATCGCGGTGCTCGCGGCCGACATCGTGCCCGATGATTTCGAGGCGCGCTTCTCGGCGGTCAGGCGGCATTATCTCTATCGCATCGCCAACACCCGGGCGAATCTTGCACTCGATATCGGCCGGGTCTGGCGCGTGCCGCGCGTGCTCGATGCGGAGGCGATGCACGCCGCCGCGCAGCGCCTGCTCGGCAAGCACGATTTCACGACGTTCCGCGACACCGAGTGCCAGGCCAAATCGCCGGAGAAGACGCTCGACCAGCTCGACGTCACGCGCGATGGAGATGCCGTCAACATCGTCACGTCGGCGCGCTCGTTCCTGCACAGCCAGGTGCGTTCGATGGTCGGCTCGCTGGTATGGGTCGGCGAAGGCCGCTGGCGTGCCGACGACCTCGCCGCCGCACTCGCCGCCCGCAACCGCGCCGCCTGCGGCCCGGTCGCGCCGCCGGAGGGACTATATCTGGTGCGGGTGGATTACTAG
- the fmt gene encoding methionyl-tRNA formyltransferase gives MSLRLIFMGTPDFAVPTLLELVAHGHEVAAVYTRAPKPGGRRGLQLQPTPVEQEARRLGIPVLTPKTLKTPEALEEFRAHDADAAVVVAYGMILPQAILDTPSLGCFNLHASLLPRWRGAAPINRAIMAGDAESGVMVMKMDVGLDTGDVAMVERLPITENMTASDLHDALAPLGADLMVRAMGGLDRGGLQLTKQSEHGVTYAAKIEKAEARIDWSKPAHAVLRHIHGLSPFPGAWCELAGEGEPVRLKILRCELARGAGAPGAVLDDNLAIACGDGAIRILELQRAGSKPMKAADFLRGTPLKPPARLA, from the coding sequence ATGTCTCTCCGCCTGATCTTCATGGGCACGCCAGATTTCGCGGTGCCGACGCTGCTGGAGCTCGTGGCGCACGGCCATGAGGTCGCAGCCGTCTACACCCGCGCGCCGAAGCCGGGCGGGCGGCGCGGCCTGCAATTGCAGCCGACGCCGGTGGAGCAGGAGGCGCGCCGGCTCGGCATTCCCGTGCTGACGCCGAAGACGTTGAAGACGCCCGAGGCGCTGGAAGAGTTTCGCGCGCATGATGCGGATGCGGCGGTCGTCGTTGCCTACGGCATGATCCTGCCGCAGGCCATCCTCGATACGCCCTCGCTCGGCTGCTTCAATCTGCATGCCTCGCTGCTGCCGCGCTGGCGCGGTGCCGCGCCGATCAACCGCGCCATCATGGCCGGCGATGCCGAGAGCGGCGTGATGGTGATGAAGATGGATGTCGGGCTCGACACCGGCGATGTCGCGATGGTCGAGCGACTGCCGATCACTGAGAACATGACGGCCTCCGACCTGCATGACGCACTGGCGCCGCTCGGTGCCGATTTGATGGTGCGCGCGATGGGCGGCCTGGACCGCGGCGGCTTGCAGCTCACGAAGCAGAGCGAGCACGGCGTCACCTACGCCGCCAAGATCGAGAAGGCCGAGGCGCGAATCGACTGGAGCAAGCCGGCGCATGCGGTATTGCGCCACATTCACGGTCTGTCGCCGTTTCCCGGCGCGTGGTGCGAGCTCGCGGGCGAGGGCGAGCCGGTGCGGCTGAAGATCCTGCGCTGCGAGCTGGCCCGTGGCGCCGGCGCGCCCGGTGCCGTGCTCGACGACAATCTTGCGATCGCCTGCGGCGACGGTGCGATCCGGATCCTCGAGCTGCAGCGCGCCGGATCGAAGCCGATGAAGGCGGCTGATTTCCTGCGCGGCACGCCGCTGAAGCCGCCCGCGCGGCTCGCCTGA
- the def gene encoding peptide deformylase, which yields MAIREIIILPDKQLRLVSKPVEAVTPEIRKLADDMLETMYDAPGIGLAAIQVAQPLRLITMDLAKREEDGETTPKPRVFINPEIIARSEELSVYEEGCLSIPEYYEEVERPARVRIRFLDLDGKLHEEDAEGLYATCIQHEIDHLNGVLFVDYLSKLKRDRVFKKFEKAAKRAAE from the coding sequence ATGGCCATCAGAGAAATCATCATCCTGCCGGACAAGCAGCTGCGCCTGGTGTCGAAGCCTGTCGAGGCGGTGACGCCGGAGATCCGCAAGCTTGCCGACGACATGCTGGAGACGATGTACGACGCGCCCGGCATCGGGCTTGCGGCGATCCAGGTCGCGCAGCCGCTGCGGCTGATCACCATGGACCTCGCCAAGCGCGAGGAGGACGGCGAGACCACGCCGAAGCCGCGCGTCTTCATCAATCCGGAGATCATCGCGCGCTCGGAGGAGCTCTCGGTCTACGAGGAGGGCTGCCTCTCGATCCCCGAATATTACGAGGAGGTCGAGCGTCCGGCGCGGGTGCGCATCCGATTCCTCGACCTCGACGGCAAGCTGCATGAGGAGGATGCGGAAGGGCTTTATGCCACCTGCATCCAGCACGAGATCGACCATCTCAACGGCGTGCTGTTCGTGGATTATCTGTCGAAGCTGAAGCGCGACCGCGTCTTCAAGAAATTCGAGAAGGCCGCCAAGCGCGCGGCGGAATAG
- a CDS encoding DNA recombination protein RmuC, producing MNEILLTIGELPVRVSDALIGLGVLALVLLLTIAIIIARSGCRGAELAMAQAIRADELEERLADVLRAQSESSGRADAMAQALAGRQAEMARAVNERLDSVTHRVGQSMEQSTRNTMDSLRVLHERLGIIDHAHKNLNELTTQVTTLRDVLANKQSRGAFGQARMEAIVQDGMPKGSYEFQHTLTSGKRPDCVVFLPDQRPLCIDAKFPLEAMTALHDARSDEERKFASQRLRVDVLKHVSDIAEKYLIPGETQDTALMFVPSESVYAEIHDGFDDVIQKAYRARVVLVSPSLLMLAIQVMQQILKDARIRDAADQIRNEVMHLGDDLGRLRDRVLKLQNHFGQVNEDVRQILISADKIEKRAGRIEELDFSKAEAPIEVPRFVKGPAPDLFPAPRKLQAGE from the coding sequence ATGAACGAGATTCTTCTCACCATAGGCGAGCTGCCGGTCCGCGTTTCCGATGCGCTGATCGGCCTTGGCGTGCTGGCGCTCGTCCTGCTGCTCACGATCGCCATCATCATCGCCCGTTCAGGCTGCCGCGGCGCGGAACTCGCGATGGCCCAGGCGATCCGCGCCGACGAGCTCGAAGAGCGGCTCGCCGACGTGCTGCGCGCCCAAAGCGAATCTTCAGGCCGGGCCGATGCCATGGCGCAGGCGCTGGCCGGCCGGCAGGCCGAGATGGCGCGGGCGGTCAACGAGCGTCTGGATTCGGTGACCCATCGGGTCGGCCAGTCGATGGAGCAGTCGACCCGCAACACGATGGATTCGCTCCGCGTGCTGCATGAGCGGCTCGGCATCATCGATCACGCCCACAAGAACCTCAACGAGCTCACCACCCAGGTCACGACCTTGCGCGACGTGCTCGCCAACAAGCAGTCGCGCGGCGCGTTCGGCCAGGCCCGGATGGAGGCGATCGTCCAGGACGGCATGCCGAAGGGATCCTACGAATTCCAGCACACGCTGACCTCGGGCAAGCGCCCGGACTGCGTGGTGTTCCTGCCCGACCAACGCCCGCTCTGCATCGACGCCAAATTTCCGCTGGAAGCGATGACCGCGCTGCATGATGCGCGCAGCGACGAGGAGCGCAAATTTGCCAGCCAGCGGCTGCGCGTCGACGTGCTGAAGCATGTCAGCGACATCGCGGAGAAATACCTGATCCCCGGCGAGACCCAGGACACCGCGCTGATGTTCGTGCCCTCGGAATCGGTCTATGCCGAGATCCATGACGGCTTCGACGACGTGATCCAGAAGGCCTATCGCGCCCGCGTCGTGCTGGTGTCGCCCTCGCTGCTGATGCTGGCGATCCAGGTGATGCAGCAGATCCTGAAGGATGCCCGCATCCGCGATGCCGCCGACCAGATCCGCAACGAGGTGATGCATCTCGGCGACGACCTCGGCCGGCTGCGCGATCGCGTGCTCAAGCTGCAGAACCATTTCGGCCAGGTCAACGAGGACGTCAGGCAGATCCTGATCTCCGCCGACAAGATCGAAAAGCGCGCCGGCCGCATCGAGGAGCTCGACTTCAGCAAGGCGGAAGCGCCGATCGAGGTGCCTCGCTTCGTGAAGGGCCCAGCCCCCGACCTGTTCCCCGCCCCGCGCAAGCTGCAAGCGGGGGAATAG
- a CDS encoding GIY-YIG nuclease family protein, translating to MGARHYYVYILASRIGGTLYIGVTNDLIRRVWEHKLKPMKSFTEKYDIVRLVYFEQFDDPENAIRREKRLKKWPRAWKISLIEKDNPDWIDLYPEIAAGGG from the coding sequence TTGGGGGCACGGCACTACTACGTTTACATCCTCGCCAGCCGCATTGGCGGCACGCTCTACATCGGCGTGACAAATGATCTCATCCGACGAGTCTGGGAGCACAAGCTGAAACCTATGAAGAGTTTCACTGAAAAATACGACATCGTGAGGCTCGTCTATTTCGAACAGTTCGATGATCCGGAGAATGCGATCCGTCGCGAGAAACGCCTGAAGAAATGGCCTCGCGCATGGAAGATATCCCTGATCGAGAAGGACAATCCGGACTGGATCGATCTTTATCCGGAGATTGCTGCGGGCGGCGGATAG
- a CDS encoding AmpG family muropeptide MFS transporter: MTAPEATEPSPEKASPPPTSWRDGLAVYLQPRVLIVLLLGFSSGLPLALSGSTLQVWMKEAGVDLGTIGLLALIGTPYTLKFLWAPLVDALHVPLFTHAFGRRRGWLLFSQLLLIAAILVLAMADPAKSPWFAAFAALLVATASSTQDIVVDAFRVESLPESEQAAGMASYVAAYRIGMLVSTAGALFIVSGFEASGVARPSAWMWGYVVMAALILIGTITALAATEPPQSKGAEAATHAQTAAERVLHAAAGAFSEFLTRKDAFAALAFVVLFKFTDAFSGTMTAPFVIDIGFSKVDYAAIVKGVGLAATLIGGFAGGFVARRYSLATSLWIGGVLQALANLSFSWLAHVGINHWALALAITAENFTSAIGTVIFVAYLSALCRNPLHTATQYALLTALAAVGRTYLSSGAGFIAQNVGWSAFFVICVLVAIPSLILLVWLQRRGHFDELGPVRV; this comes from the coding sequence ATGACCGCGCCCGAAGCGACCGAGCCCTCGCCAGAAAAAGCTTCCCCGCCCCCCACCTCCTGGCGCGACGGCCTGGCGGTCTATCTGCAACCGCGCGTTCTCATCGTCCTGCTGCTCGGCTTCTCCTCGGGCCTGCCGCTGGCGCTGTCGGGGTCGACCTTGCAGGTGTGGATGAAGGAGGCCGGGGTCGATCTCGGCACCATCGGGCTGCTGGCGCTGATCGGCACGCCCTACACGCTGAAATTCCTCTGGGCACCGCTGGTCGATGCGTTGCACGTGCCGCTGTTCACGCACGCCTTCGGCCGCCGCCGCGGCTGGCTGTTGTTCTCGCAGCTGCTGCTGATCGCCGCGATCCTGGTGCTGGCGATGGCCGATCCGGCGAAATCGCCGTGGTTTGCCGCCTTCGCCGCGCTGCTGGTGGCGACCGCGTCGTCGACGCAGGATATCGTGGTCGACGCCTTTCGCGTCGAGAGCCTGCCTGAAAGCGAGCAGGCCGCCGGCATGGCGTCCTATGTCGCGGCCTATCGCATCGGCATGCTGGTATCGACCGCGGGAGCACTGTTCATCGTCAGCGGCTTCGAAGCATCAGGCGTTGCGCGCCCGTCGGCGTGGATGTGGGGCTATGTCGTGATGGCCGCGCTGATCCTGATCGGCACGATCACGGCGCTTGCCGCGACCGAGCCGCCGCAATCGAAGGGCGCCGAGGCGGCCACCCATGCGCAGACGGCGGCGGAACGCGTGCTGCATGCCGCGGCCGGCGCGTTCTCCGAGTTCCTGACCCGGAAGGACGCGTTCGCGGCACTCGCCTTCGTGGTGCTGTTCAAATTCACCGATGCGTTTTCGGGCACCATGACCGCGCCGTTCGTGATCGACATCGGTTTTTCCAAGGTCGACTATGCGGCGATCGTGAAGGGCGTCGGCCTCGCCGCAACCCTGATCGGCGGCTTTGCCGGCGGCTTCGTGGCGCGGCGTTATTCGCTGGCGACCAGCCTGTGGATCGGCGGCGTGCTGCAGGCGCTCGCCAACCTCTCGTTTTCCTGGCTCGCGCATGTCGGCATCAACCACTGGGCACTGGCGCTCGCCATCACCGCGGAGAATTTCACCAGCGCGATCGGCACCGTGATCTTCGTCGCCTATCTCTCGGCGCTGTGCCGCAATCCGCTGCACACCGCGACCCAGTATGCGCTGCTGACCGCGCTCGCGGCGGTCGGCCGCACCTACCTGTCGTCGGGCGCGGGCTTTATCGCGCAGAATGTCGGCTGGTCGGCGTTCTTCGTGATCTGCGTGCTGGTCGCGATCCCGAGCCTGATCCTGCTCGTCTGGCTGCAGCGGCGTGGGCATTTTGATGAGCTCGGGCCGGTGCGGGTTTAG
- the recR gene encoding recombination mediator RecR: MAASVAGPEIERLIQLLARLPGLGPRSARRAALHLIKKREALMTPLTAALQVAIEKIQVCKTCGNIDTQNPCTVCTDPRRDPSIIVVVADVADLWALERANATNGRYHVLGATLSPLDGVGPQDLTIDQLVARAHAAEVSEIILALNATVDGQTTAHYITDLLSEANVRVTRLAHGVPVGGELDYLDEGTLSAAMRQRTLF; the protein is encoded by the coding sequence ATGGCTGCAAGCGTCGCCGGTCCCGAGATCGAACGGCTGATCCAGCTGTTGGCGCGGCTGCCCGGGCTCGGCCCGCGCTCGGCCCGCCGCGCGGCGCTGCATCTGATCAAGAAACGCGAAGCGCTGATGACGCCGCTGACCGCGGCGTTGCAGGTGGCGATCGAGAAGATCCAGGTCTGCAAGACCTGCGGCAACATCGATACGCAAAACCCCTGCACGGTGTGCACCGATCCGCGCCGCGATCCCTCGATCATCGTCGTGGTCGCCGATGTCGCCGACCTCTGGGCGCTGGAACGCGCCAATGCGACCAATGGCCGCTATCACGTGCTGGGCGCGACCTTGTCGCCGCTCGACGGCGTCGGCCCGCAGGATCTCACCATCGATCAACTGGTGGCGCGCGCCCATGCGGCCGAAGTCAGCGAGATCATCCTGGCGCTCAACGCCACGGTCGATGGCCAGACCACCGCGCATTACATTACCGACCTGTTGTCGGAGGCCAATGTGCGGGTAACGCGGCTGGCGCATGGCGTGCCCGTCGGCGGCGAGCTTGATTACCTCGATGAAGGTACGCTATCGGCTGCCATGCGGCAGCGGACGCTGTTCTAG
- a CDS encoding YbaB/EbfC family nucleoid-associated protein produces MADFLGMMKQAAQLQSKMQAMQEELGNVEVEGISGGGLVAVRMTAKMEVKGVKIDPSLMKEEEREVLEDLLVTAHGDARRKAETAMQEKMAALTGGLGLPPGFGL; encoded by the coding sequence ATGGCTGATTTTCTCGGCATGATGAAGCAGGCAGCGCAGCTGCAATCCAAGATGCAGGCGATGCAGGAAGAGCTCGGCAACGTCGAGGTCGAGGGCATTTCCGGCGGCGGGCTGGTCGCGGTGCGGATGACCGCGAAGATGGAGGTGAAGGGCGTCAAGATCGATCCCTCGCTGATGAAGGAAGAAGAGCGCGAGGTGCTCGAGGACCTGCTGGTCACTGCGCATGGCGACGCCCGCCGCAAGGCGGAGACCGCGATGCAGGAGAAGATGGCGGCGCTGACCGGCGGGCTCGGCCTGCCGCCCGGGTTTGGTTTGTAA